AGGCTTAGCAAGGCTTGAAGAGAAGCTTCACAAGCCTCCAAGGGGGGATGTTACCAGATGAAAAACCATCTCCAGCTGGTGAGCACACACAGTTTTTGTTCTTCAAAACCCCCTGACCCATGGAACTGCAGCATGCCCGTTGTGTAAGAAGAATTGGAAAGCGACCAGCTCCAGTTGTGCCAACTTTTACCAGTTCACCGGGCAGTCAGGTCTGACTCTGGCATCACCAAGCACCAGGGACCACCAAAGAGACCCCCAGGACAGAAGAACACAGCTGTGAAGGTAAGAGAAAATATGTTAATGATTTCAGAGAAATGATTATCATATGTATGTTTATTCTGTGACAGTCAGTGGATATGGATGTAAAATACAGTCCGTGAGCAGGAACTTTCCTGTACCCAGCATGCACACCTTTGGGAAGAGCTATTCCCCCTTGTGCATCTGGCTGAataaagaatgctgcttctcacTGTTCCCTTGCTGTGAAGcagttccttttattttttcccatttttggtaGCAGTCACAATGAACCCTCGGTTCCATGATGCCCCATAGTGTCACCATGGTCTCCTTGGTTCTGCAGTGTCACCATGGGCCCTTTGTTCCATGAGGTTCTGTAGTAGAACATGGTCACCTTGGTTCTGTGCGGTTCCATGGTGTCACCATGGACCAGGGTTCCACAAGGCCTTGCTGTGTCAGaagggccccttggttccaaGAGGTTCCTCAGTGTCACCATGGACCATTGGTTCAATGTGGCCCCAATGTGCCAAAATGGATTTTGGTTCCATGGGGTTCTGCTGTGTCAAAATGGACCCTTTGTTCCATGAGTTTGCCCAGTGTCACAGCTGACTCCTTGGTTCTGTGAGGCCCCGCCATCAGCAAGGCTCTGAAACATCAGAGTAAGTCTCCTTAACACTAATTTGGTGTTTAAGAGGGCATCATTTATTCAGGCCTGAGGTCCAACATGGGATAACTCCTAACCTGACATGGACATGTGATTCTCCCAGTGTGTTGCTTTTATACAGAGGCTAAATGCGTATTACAATTTCCCCACTTCCATAAAACCAAACCCCGAGTTCCCAGATTCAGTCCTTGTTTTTCCCATCACTGCACCCTTGAGCCAGATGTCTTCTTCTTGTCTCCCAACCATCCTTGCTGGGAAGGCAGGCCCTGCATGCCTTGTTCCTGTGCTAGAATTTCACAGGCACGGTAAAAATTGAATGAACCCTTTTGGTATCAAGGGCAAGGCTTTGTGtggccaggcagaggcaggcaggacgcagagctgtcagcaaaggaaggggccagcgagctggggcagccagggGATGACGACAGCCTGCAGGGCCAGAGGCGCAGGGCATGGACACCgtagggcagcctgggctggagagggcacagggatgggcagcagctgcaaggccctgccagaggcaacttgtgcagcccttgctgataatcttttgtactctaagaccgactaaaagaaccacatcacgaatcccaccttgcagATTGTGACACAgtgccccgggaagagccctgagcaatgagggagggacagcatctgccttgccaggggctggggctcagcccttggcccttggcactcctgaaacacatccagctttgctcagcaccacagacacctttcccttgcttgtccccacctgtcatcagtgcctgcagtgttctgctctccctggaacctggggacactttcccACTCGTgtccctcagtgggacccattaaaaCTTCAAGAAACTTTGAATTGAAACTTTAAATTGGAGTGCCAATTTAACTTTGAGTTAAACTTCTTGAGAAGTTTTTTGAACACTCTCTCAGGGACTGAGTCTGGTGGAAACAACACCAAAGCCCTGAGAGGGTCATTAAAATCCTGGTGCTGTTGCTGAGCTGGGCcaagctcctggcacagaggcagctcctggcaaccaagaagagcttcaaaaAGACATTTCACCTGATGAGCAGcttttctcccagcccagcagggctgagggcactgcctgcagctaCCTGGGTGCCTTAAAGCAACTGGAAGGACAAGCCTGAGCTTCTTCATGGAGAAATGCTCCCAACTGCTGGCACAGTAAGTCTCTGGCTGCGGGGATCTCCTAAAGCTGCCCCATGACAGCACTGACATGACTGTAGGGATGGCTCTGCTGCCGTTTGTGGTTTGGGGAGGATGTGCTGCAGAGCggggctgccctgggcaccctcagagggacagggcaggacggctcctgctgccagggacggctgcaggggctgaagctggggctgcagccagggctgcccagggctgtcctgcagagcagctcctgcagccctgagggCTCTTTGCCAGCCCAGGGCATCTGCCACCTGCCAGGGGCAGCTCTCAGCCTGCCTGGGAGCTCCCCGTGGGTGGTGGGGAGAagttggagggggaaggagcGACTCCCATCAGGGCAGATTCCTCCTGCTGTGGAGATGGTGCTGCatggccagggctgctctcagctTTCTCCTAAAGGAAAGGGCAAGGGGCTGTCAGCTTTGTCTGTGTCACTGAGACTCCTGCACTGTCACCCTGGgcatcagcagagctgcctcagcTCTCCCTCCCAAAGTgcctcctcagcctcctccagccacagccagcagcagcagcaccttggCTTGCAGCATCTCTGTTTGTCTGAGCTGCCCTTAAGGCCCTGCTGGCAGGGAGATGGCCCTGGGCAgagcctgtgctgggaggggtgtgcagggcagagctgagcccccaggactgggctgggctcaggagcactggcagggacaAGGCTTGGATAGAGAGAAACAGCTCCCAATAGGCACAACTCCAGGCAgagagccagcccagccctgggtatccctccctgtccagctgcacagagacaaaaagaTGTCtagggaaaattattttcaaattggAGCCTTTAAAAaggctgctttatttttcaagtatGTTTTATGTTTAGCCACCCTGAAACAGAGGGAGGTGTAATGAACAAAGGGCTCCTGTGTGAGACCAGCAGGTCTGAGtgccctggggcacagggagcccTGATTTccctctgggctccccagtgcTCAGGCTGAGAGCAATGCTGAAAGACGATTTCTGCCCCTTCACAGAAAGGAACAGTAACTGAGCAGAAAACTTGAgctcaaaaatattaaaaagaactgaaaaaaattaccccaaagaaagagaagtaattttaaGTAAATTTGTAAGAAAATAGCATAGAATTCACTCAAGAAAATCTGTCCCAGCTTTTCAATGTCTTCTTCCAACAGTCCACCATGTCCAGACTGAAGaaatgtccaacagcagctccttcagccacttcctcctgctggcactggcaAACACacggcagctgcagctcctgcacttctgcctcttcctgggcatctccctggctgccctcctgggcaacACCCTCATCATCAGTGCCatagcctgcagccaccacctgcacagccccatgttcttcttcctgctcaacctggccctcactgacctgggctgcatctgcaccactgtgcccaaagccatgcacaattccctctgggacaccagagAAATCTCCTACtcaggatgtgctgcacagGTGTTTCTGTTTGTCTTTTTCATCTCAGCAGAGTATTGTCTCCTGACCATCATGTGCTACGACCGCTAcgtgtccatctgcaaacccctgcactacgggaccctcctgggcagcagagcttgtgcccacatggcagcagctgcctgggccagtgcctTTCTCTACgctctgctgcacacagccaatacattttccctgcccctgtgccagggcaatgTCCTGGGccagttcttctgtgaaatcccacacaTCCTCAAGCTCTCCTGCTCCAAATCCTACCTCAGGGAACTTGGGCTCATTGCTGTTGGTGCCTCtttaggttttgtttgttttgtgttcattgttttctcctatgtgcagatcttcagggctgtgctgaggatcccctctgagcagggtcggcacaaagccttttccacctgcctccctcacctggcCGTGCTCTCCCTGTGTGTCAGCACTGGCATTTTTGCCAACCTGAAGcccccctccatctcctccccatccctggatctggcAGTGTCAGTTCTGTACTCGGTGGTGTCTccagccctgaaccccctcatctacagcctgaggaaccaggagctcaaggctgcCCTGAGAAAATTGATGACTCTGTATTTTCACAAGTATTAAACTCTCTCATTTGTGCTGCAGAGCCTTTTGAATGTGACTCTTTGGAATCTCAGCCTTATTATTCCCTGTTTGTGCATTTATTCATCGGTAACTTTTTCTACTGTTGTTGTGTGATTTACAAATACTGTAGTATTACTTTTTGCATTTCTACATTAATATCTACCTTTCTTTTGAAACACAAAGACCTGCAAGAGGTCTGTTCCCtgtgcatttaaataaaaacaagtgcCTGCCCTGACCTGTGTGTCCAGGATCATTCCTCAGCACTTCTCTGGCTCTGCAGTGAATGATTTTGGGTACCTTAACACCTCAAGGGTTAAAGGTTTCCAGGTTAAATGGGCTAACTTAATGCAGTTTCTGCTGTGGAAAGTGTTTTATGTTCAACTAGATGTTGTATTAAATGCTTTGCCAAAGTCCCTTGGTTCTCTGTACTTTGCCAATAAAATTCTGTGTGGTTTTCACCTCTGAGCTCCgttggtcagagcatggtgctgaTATCAGCGAGGCTGTGGCTTCAATGCCTGTGTGGGCCATTCACTTGACAGCTGGAATTGCTGGTCCTTGGGGGTCCCTTGCAACTAAGAATATTCTTTGCCTCAGTGTCCCTTGAGAATATCTGCTGGGGGTTTGTCCCGTGCACCAAAGGCAAGTCAAGGAGCCTTTGGTTGCCGCCATCATTGGAGTGTTGTGGCTGTTGCAGCCCCGCAGGCTCCCAGTGGCCTCTTGTTTCCGTCAGGCCCTGCTGGCTCCCGCTGGCCCTTGGTTCCATGAGGATCTGCAGGGTCCCACAGGttgatggcatttgtccttgctgcccctcacatccccctgccccacaaacagccccgagccccccgtgagggacaggccctgctgtgccaggcctgggctcagggcttggcctttctgctgcctccagccagccagggcttgctcagcattgcagttcctgCTCACAGCCTTTGGCTCCCTGCAGTCCtggcctccaggatctgctctccccactccctggggagcctttgcCACTCCCTGCCCTCACTGGGGCCACTgatgctccaagggacttggacTTTGCCTTTggactcctggagcagcttcttcacccttctctcagtgcctgaggctcctgggctcagccccaaatccagcctggggCTGATTCAAGTTAGAATCATGTCCTCACTTTCATTAACATGAGTTAATGACAAGCTCCTGGTTTCATTACTCCCCATTTTGGCcagaaattctcttttttttctagatCTAAACTGCCCCTTTACGGTCCGGATTGGCACATTTTGTTGCTCAAACCCCCAGTTTTGGGCCAAAATGTCCCATTTAGGAGCCAAATTCCTCCTTCTGGGTCCACATTTCCCATCTGGGCACccaaattcactttttttttggtccagATTTCCATTTTTTGGACGAAGATTCCCTTTTTGACATCCAAATTTTCCACCTGAGTGCtcaatttcccttttttaagGCCCAAATATCTGTTTTTGAGTTCAAATATCCCACCTGAGTTcccaaaatgttattttttgaCCCCAAATTCTCACTTTTGATCCCACATTCTTCCCTTTTTCACCTaatctcccatttttttctgtcccaaactccccttttcatcccaaatctccCATTATTACCCTAGATTTCCCCCCTGGCTGCCATTGGCTCACCTGAGTTGTCCTTTTAGCATCAGACTCCCATTATCTTTTTAATCAAGGCTTTCATTTTTGGGTATAAACTGCCCCTCTTTGTGGCTCAAATCCACAGATTTGGGCCAAACTCTTCCTTTTGGAGCCAAATTCTCCCTTCTGGGCCCACATTTCCCATCTGGACCccccaattcccttttttttggtCCAAATTTCTGGGTTTTGGACCCAGATTCCCTTTTTGGCATTGAAATTTTCCACCTGAGTGCTCAATTTCCCCCTTTTCAGGTCCAAATTCTCCTGTTTGGGTCCAAATGTCACACTTGAGTGcccaaaatgttcttttttggCCCCAAATTCTCACTTTTGAGTCCAAATTCTCACTTTTGGACctaatttcccctttttctgggcccaaaaccccattttcatcccaaatctccCTTTTTTGCCTCAAATTTCCCCCCTGGCTGCCATTGGCTCACCTGAATTGACCTTTTAGCATCagactttaatatttttttaaaccaaaatcTCCTTTTTGGGTCTAAACGAACACTTTTTGTGGCTCAAACCCCCAGTTTTGGGCCAAACTGTCCATTTTGGGAGGCAAATTCCCACTTCTGGCTCCAAATTTCCCATCTAGGCACACAAATTCCCCTTTATTGGGACCCAAGCCCCCATTTTTGGCCccaaattcttctttttcagtCCAAATACCCTACCTGACtgcccaaattccccatttttagACCCAAATTCTCTCTTCCTGGGCCAAATGTCCTCATTTCAGGTACAAACTTTCCACCTGAGGACCCAAATTCCTATTTTTGGGACCTAAAATTCCCACTTTTGGACACAAACTCCCTTTTATTcttgccccaaatcccctttttcatcccaaatctccCTTTCTTCCCCCAGATTTCCCCCCTGGCTGCCGTTGGCTCACCTGGGACCTTTTAACATCAGActcctgtttgtttttaatcCAAACTCTCATTTTTACATCTAAACTGCTCCTTTTTGCCACTCAAACCCCCAGTTTGGGGCCAAACTGTTCCTTTTAGGAGccaatttttcccttttgggtCCACATTTCCTATCTGGGCACCCAAATTCACCTTTTGTTGTGGTAAAGTTGTTAGAATGTTGTTAAGTTAGTTTCTGTtagtagttgatagcttgaaatggATCTTTTCCCCTATTTTAGTTGTCATTCCCCCCCacacttctctttctcctgtTGCTTACCTGAAGTCAGGTTCCCATGGTCACTgaagtttttctcctcagctccagggcgagaggccggatagagtaaagagaagaccctgctggcatttccagctgctggaagtttCGCTAGGCCGGGAAAGCGCGGGGGTGACAGCAGaaagacccttctttccaacccGGGAGTTtgtaactctgtttttcctgtcccagaatgcctctgagctgtggaagctgagagggcattcttaccttccctttctttcccccctgtgctgccaggaaaccaagtccccctctctccccctctgcccctctctggagaatactcctacaccttggtgggcatttgaagaagctgctgtctgttatttcttatcttggtgtgtgtaaccttgatttgtagaaagtttgtaagatgtaccagctgagaaaaagaattgtttctctctctgatgttccctccctccgagaaaccctgttaaaagagacccccagaccccaaatcctttgtctttcgccctttggattccccttcacagaaataaactgtggaatgcaaaccagggAGAGAGTCCCCCCCGATTTCTTTACTCGCTTGCTAAGACTCgaattcctgaagaaaatcagtgaaccccacaaacatgtGCTGGCTGGAAACcggagtgaagagaaacctcatcactgagccaGCCGGGCCACTCCGGGAGCTTCGAGTCAACCTTTTCTTGGCCCAAATTCTGCCTTTCAGTGCCGAAACTCCCCCTTCTGGGTCtaaacttccctttttttgggcACCCCAATTCTCCCTTTTTGGTCCAAATTTCTGAGTTCTGAACCcatattctgctttttgtgtcCATGTTTCCATCtagatcccaaattcccctgtTTTGGTCCAACCTTCCCATTTGGGCAcccaaattcctcttttttaGGCCAAAACTCTCCTTTTTAACACGAAATTTCCCCTTCTGGGTCAAAATTTCCCATCTGGGCAATCAAATacctattttttctcattttaattccACTTTTTGGGTCCAAATTTCTCACCCGAGTGccaaaattcctcctttttgtTCCAAATTACCCCTTTTTGGGCCAAATTTCCCATCTGGGCGCCCACATTCCCTTTTTTTAGGCCCAAATTCTCCCTTTTTGGACACAAACTTCCTTTTATTctggccccaaatcccctttttcatcccaaatcttCCTTTCTTGCCCCAGATTTCCCCCCTGGCTGCCACTGGCTCATCTGGGTTCACCTTTTagcatcagactcccatttgTTTTAATCCAAACTCTCATTTTTATACCTAAACTGCCCCTTTTTGCTTCTCAAACACCAAGTTTTGGGCCAAACTGTTTCTTTTGGAGccaaattcccccttttttggGTCCAATTGTCATATCTGGCTGCCCAAATTCCCTCTTTTTGGGCCCAAATTCTCCTTTCCTGGACACAAACTCCCCTTTCTGGGCCCAAATTTCTCACCTGAGTGCCCAATTTCCCCCTTCTTTGgcccaaattcccctttttgGACCCAAACACCCTATTTCTTGGCccaaatttctcattttcaggCCAAATCTCCCCCTTTTGCCACAAATTGCTGCCATTGGCTCACCTGGGTTGACCTTTTAGAATCAGACTCCCATTGTTTTAATCCAGACTCTCATTTTTACATCTAAACTGCCCCTTTTTGCTGCTCAAATCCCCAGTTTTGGGCCAAACTGTTCTTTTTGGGagccaaattttcccttttgggTCCACATTTCCTGTCTAGGCACCCAAATTCACCTTTTTTTGGtccaaatttccattttttgaaCCCAGATTCCCTTTTTGGCATTGAAATTTTCCACCTGAGtgctccttttccctctttttaggCACGAATTCTACTTTTTGAGTGCAAATGTCCCACCTGATGGCCACAATGTTCTTTTTtggccccaaattcccacttttGTGCCCAAATTCTGACTTTTTGATGTAATCTCCCCATTTCTCTgcccaaatcccctttttcatcccaaatttccctattttgccccaaatttcccccctggCTGCCATTGGCTCACCTGGGTTCACCTTTTAacatcagactcccattgtTTTAATCCAAACTCTCATTTTTACATCTAAACTCCCCCTTTTTGTTGCTGAAACCCCCAGTTTTGGGCCAAACTGTTCCTTTTGGGAGCAGAATTCCCCCTTTTGTGTCCATATTTCTCATCTGGGCAGCCAAATTCTTCTTGTTTTGAAcccaaatttccatttcttGGACCCAGAGTCCCCTTTTTGGGTCCAAATTTCCCACCTGAGCGCCCCAATTCTGCTTTTTTAGGCCCAAATTCTGCCTTTCAGTGCCAATACTCCCCCTTTTGGGTCCCAACTTCTCTTCTTTTGGGCACACCAATTCTCCTATTTTCAGCCCAAATTTCTAGGTTTTGGACCCATATATCGCTTTTTGTGTCCAAGTTTCCCACTagatcccaaatttccctgcTTTGGTGCAAACTTCCCATTTGGGCACcgaaattttccttttttaggccaaaattctcttttttgcCCCCAAACTAATTTTTCCTGGCCTAAACTCCCCTTTGTCATCCCAAATATCCCCtttttgccacaaatttcccccCTGGGTGCCATTGGCTCACCTGGGTTGACTTTTTAGCTTCAGactccaatttttttttaaaacaaactctCATTTTTACATCTAAACTGTCCATTTTGATGCTGAAACCCCAAATTTTGCTCCACACTGTTCCTTTGGGAGACAAATTCCCTCTTCTTGGTCCACATTTCCTATCTGGGCACCCAAACTCACCTTTTTTGGTTCCAAACTTCCCATCTGGGCACCCAAATTCCTATTGTTTGGCCTAAATTCCGATTTTTGGGTCCAAATTTCTCACCTGAGTACTCAAATTCCACTTTTTTAGGCCCTCACTGGCTCATCTGGGTTGACCTTTAAAGTCACACTCCCAATTTGTTTGAATCCAAACGCTCATTTTTTACATCTAAACTGCCCCTTTTTCTGGCTCAAAACCCCAATTTTGGGCCAAACTGTTCCTTTTCCAGACAAATTCTTCTTTTTGGGTCTCAATTTCCCATCTGGGCACCTGTGAAAAACGACATTCACTTTCCTGGTCAATTTTGAAAGGTTTAATAAGAAAGTCAgtaggagacaaagacaataaagcaaagggttaaaaggGCCGGGTGCTTGGCCCTCTGCCAAGAGCACCCCTGGTGTTTcggaaacaccctttatatcCCATTTCTATTGCATCACCTGATGCACATTCATAgactttatgcatattcaaactttgcCATTAACTACTTTACATTTCCCAGGAACTGTTtagcatggccactccttgggtctgcctttttagagcatgccTGTGTcttggcttgtggttttaatcctcttcttCTCACCTTTGAATTTGGGCCTTGGCTCCTTCTTTGCACAGCCGCTGAGTGTTGATAGCAGCAgggtccccatcatctgttcactggagtTATCCCAACTGAGCAGACAGTTCAAACATCCTCTATCGACTGTTACAGCAAAGCCATTGGGACGTGATACATAGAGcattcatcttcatccttgtgaaaagccaatattataatatgtatttataacagcTTCTAGGAAATGCACATTCCTGTTATAAAGGATGTATTTTACTGCTGCTCTCTTTGGAGCAGAGGTGATTGCAGCATTCTGTGATTGATATTGACCCAGGGTCTCTCCTCAGGAGGTCTGgcctgctcagagaagctgtgccttgaggtgtgagccagtgtggacaaccttgctccacattccccaaccccatcctctgtgtcct
The DNA window shown above is from Poecile atricapillus isolate bPoeAtr1 chromosome 32, bPoeAtr1.hap1, whole genome shotgun sequence and carries:
- the LOC131590205 gene encoding olfactory receptor 14J1-like; this translates as MSNSSSFSHFLLLALANTRQLQLLHFCLFLGISLAALLGNTLIISAIACSHHLHSPMFFFLLNLALTDLGCICTTVPKAMHNSLWDTREISYSGCAAQVFLFVFFISAEYCLLTIMCYDRYVSICKPLHYGTLLGSRACAHMAAAAWASAFLYALLHTANTFSLPLCQGNVLGQFFCEIPHILKLSCSKSYLRELGLIAVGASLGFVCFVFIVFSYVQIFRAVLRIPSEQGRHKAFSTCLPHLAVLSLCVSTGIFANLKPPSISSPSLDLAVSVLYSVVSPALNPLIYSLRNQELKAALRKLMTLYFHKY